The following proteins come from a genomic window of Pseudomonas putida:
- the rfbB gene encoding dTDP-glucose 4,6-dehydratase: MTILVTGGAGFIGANFVLDWLAGDDEPVVNLDKLTYAGNLQTLSSLQGDKRHIFVHGDIADSRLVAELLNAHQPRAIINFAAESHVDRSIHGPQAFIETNVVGTFHLLEAVRAYWGGLNESARQAFRFLHVSTDEVYGSLAADEPAFTESHQYQPNSPYSASKAASDHLVRSYFHTYGLPVLTTNCSNNYGPYHFPEKLIPLMIVNALAGKPLPVYGDGQQIRDWLYVKDHCSAIRRVLEAGKAGEVYNVGGWNEKPNLEIVNRVCALLDELRPRTDGKPYAEQITYVSDRPGHDRRYAIDARKLEQELGWKPAETFETGIRKTVAWYLDNQDWVQNVQSGSYRDWVEKNYAGRSA; the protein is encoded by the coding sequence ATGACCATTCTGGTAACCGGCGGTGCAGGTTTTATCGGGGCGAACTTCGTTTTGGACTGGCTGGCCGGCGATGACGAACCCGTGGTCAACCTGGACAAACTCACCTATGCAGGCAACCTGCAGACCCTGAGCAGTCTGCAGGGCGACAAGCGCCATATCTTCGTGCACGGCGACATTGCCGATAGCCGGCTGGTCGCGGAATTACTGAATGCCCATCAGCCCCGCGCCATCATCAACTTTGCCGCCGAGTCTCATGTCGACCGCTCGATCCATGGCCCGCAAGCCTTCATCGAAACCAACGTCGTCGGCACGTTCCACCTGCTGGAAGCCGTGCGTGCATACTGGGGTGGCCTGAATGAGTCGGCGCGGCAGGCATTCCGCTTCCTGCATGTATCTACCGACGAAGTGTATGGCTCGCTGGCTGCCGACGAACCGGCTTTCACTGAAAGCCACCAGTACCAGCCCAACAGCCCGTACTCGGCCAGCAAGGCTGCCAGCGACCACTTGGTCCGTTCGTACTTCCACACCTACGGCCTGCCGGTGCTGACCACCAATTGCTCCAACAATTACGGCCCGTATCACTTCCCGGAAAAGCTCATCCCGCTGATGATCGTCAACGCCCTGGCCGGCAAGCCGCTGCCGGTGTATGGCGACGGTCAGCAGATTCGCGACTGGTTGTACGTAAAGGACCACTGCAGTGCCATCCGCCGTGTACTGGAGGCCGGCAAAGCCGGTGAGGTTTACAACGTCGGCGGCTGGAATGAAAAGCCCAACCTGGAAATCGTCAACCGCGTATGCGCGCTGCTGGACGAACTGCGCCCTCGCACCGACGGCAAGCCCTACGCCGAACAGATCACCTACGTAAGCGACCGTCCCGGCCACGACCGCCGTTATGCCATCGATGCCCGCAAGCTGGAGCAGGAGCTTGGCTGGAAGCCTGCGGAAACGTTCGAAACCGGCATCCGCAAAACGGTGGCCTGGTACCTCGACAACCAGGACTGGGTGCAGAACGTGCAGTCTGGCAGCTACCGCGACTGGGTAGAAAAAAACTACGCAGGGCGTTCTGCATGA
- a CDS encoding oligosaccharide flippase family protein: MLNSWLKKSLALYSANGLNFLLNILIIPIVVFFIGFDGYGFYSVYIILSSTLLFLDSALSKSVVSSAFSANNQQRAQLISSSRATYLATGLLLLLVTPLVAQGVSLLFPLRTEQLDLAYWIGAAALIEYVMALPGQYFQMLNVLRGRHFAYAQYQLCIQLSRFFTVAIVAASTQQIEWVLAAIVLRKIPDYLILWLFWRNQPTEPSDHVAWPFVGALLRQSAPIVGVALLQVLATEFISIYISHAYGAETLGKYRSVYDVLNKIWFVATLYPVLVYPKICQWLADEQKRTWLQGMLPRINLGSALVYATLTITGLAVYPILASWFPPLQAAAPFAAGLLAGICMSGHVRLGYEFLQAQKDANTALLINLLSLATGAIILYAFQGSGTREIGWAWLAAQLLAVAVVDLRNGALLASPWSKSLMGLLPWLGVGIGVFAASSIHGTPGAVFLLLLLAVSTSCLAIHAKRLRASGKVK, from the coding sequence ATGTTGAATAGTTGGTTGAAGAAATCCCTGGCACTTTATTCAGCCAATGGCCTGAATTTTCTACTCAATATTCTGATCATCCCGATTGTTGTATTCTTTATCGGCTTTGATGGTTACGGTTTCTATTCTGTCTACATCATTCTCTCCAGCACCCTGCTGTTTCTGGACTCGGCCCTGTCCAAGTCAGTCGTCAGCAGTGCATTCTCGGCAAATAATCAACAACGCGCCCAACTCATAAGCTCGTCGCGAGCTACCTACCTGGCTACGGGCCTGCTGCTGCTGCTGGTCACCCCCCTGGTCGCCCAGGGCGTCTCGCTGTTGTTCCCTCTACGCACTGAACAACTGGACCTAGCCTACTGGATTGGTGCAGCAGCGCTGATCGAGTATGTAATGGCGCTGCCTGGCCAGTATTTCCAAATGCTCAACGTGCTGCGGGGCAGGCACTTCGCCTATGCCCAATACCAACTGTGCATACAGTTGAGTCGCTTCTTCACCGTGGCCATCGTCGCCGCCAGCACCCAGCAAATCGAGTGGGTGCTAGCAGCTATTGTGCTGCGCAAGATACCCGACTACCTGATTCTCTGGCTGTTCTGGCGCAACCAGCCGACCGAGCCCAGCGACCATGTTGCCTGGCCGTTCGTAGGCGCACTGTTGCGCCAGTCCGCCCCTATAGTGGGCGTTGCGCTCCTGCAGGTACTGGCCACCGAGTTCATCTCGATCTACATCAGCCACGCCTACGGCGCAGAAACGCTGGGTAAGTACAGATCCGTCTACGATGTACTCAACAAGATATGGTTCGTCGCCACCCTTTATCCGGTGCTGGTGTACCCCAAGATCTGCCAATGGCTGGCCGATGAGCAAAAGCGCACATGGCTGCAGGGTATGCTTCCAAGGATAAACCTTGGCAGTGCCTTGGTTTATGCCACCCTGACAATAACGGGGCTGGCGGTGTATCCAATACTGGCTAGCTGGTTCCCGCCGTTGCAGGCAGCTGCACCGTTCGCAGCAGGGCTGCTGGCCGGTATTTGCATGTCCGGCCATGTTCGCCTGGGTTATGAGTTTCTTCAGGCCCAAAAAGATGCCAATACTGCCCTGTTGATCAACCTGCTGTCGCTGGCAACCGGCGCAATCATCCTGTACGCGTTTCAGGGTAGTGGCACTCGCGAGATCGGCTGGGCCTGGCTAGCGGCTCAGCTGCTTGCAGTGGCAGTCGTCGACCTGCGAAACGGGGCCCTGCTGGCCTCGCCGTGGAGCAAATCCCTGATGGGCTTGTTACCGTGGCTAGGCGTCGGCATCGGCGTATTCGCGGCATCGTCAATTCACGGCACGCCAGGGGCAGTGTTCCTACTGCTTTTGCTAGCCGTATCAACAAGCTGCCTCGCCATCCATGCGAAGCGATTGCGGGCTTCAGGTAAGGTGAAATGA
- the asnB gene encoding asparagine synthase (glutamine-hydrolyzing) encodes MCGIAGFWHPNSQGRYDGPTALTRMTDAIVHRGPDDAGAWNNGAGVFLGHRRLAIVDLSSAGHQPMASATGRYVIAFNGEIYNFQALRKTLEAAAPAALAWRGHSDTEVMLAAFEHWGIQETLYKLVGMFALAVWDRSRETLTLARDRIGEKPLYFGYQGSALLFASELQALEAYPGFNAEVSRDSLALLLKYAYVPAPHSIYQGIHKLPPGTWLELDRTALDSRVIGTPQAYWQVPAALTGPGASYTDDEAIDQLHSRLSNTISDQMVADVPLGAFLSGGIDSTLIVSLMQSLSTQKVKTFTIGFDNPGYNEAEHAKAVARHLGTEHTELYVSGADALDVVPRLPEIYGEPFADSSQIPTYLVSRMARSHVTVSLSGDAGDELFGGYNRYQYLPKVWRKLGGMPGPARKLAARMIEAAPPNRWDAIAKGLSPITPAALRVRLPGEKLHKLAGVMRHGSPSQMYDHVVSQWQNAEDVVIGARLPGIASVDSSDFASWMMRQDTLTYLPDDILAKVDRAAMSVSLETRVPFLDHRIVEFAATLPMSLKIRNGSTKWILRELLYRYVPRELIERPKMGFGIPLHEWLRGPLRDWAESLLAPQRLASEGYFAPGPIRAVWEKHLRGQGNYQQQLWPVLMFQAWLDRKKNR; translated from the coding sequence ATGTGTGGTATTGCAGGTTTTTGGCACCCCAACAGCCAAGGCAGGTATGACGGACCAACCGCCCTGACCCGCATGACTGACGCTATTGTCCACCGCGGCCCGGACGATGCCGGTGCCTGGAACAATGGCGCCGGGGTATTTCTCGGCCACCGCCGGCTGGCGATCGTCGACCTCAGCTCCGCAGGCCACCAGCCCATGGCATCGGCCACTGGCCGGTATGTCATTGCGTTCAATGGCGAGATCTACAACTTCCAGGCCCTGCGCAAGACGCTTGAAGCAGCCGCGCCGGCCGCGCTGGCATGGCGCGGCCATTCGGACACCGAGGTCATGCTCGCGGCCTTCGAGCACTGGGGTATCCAGGAAACCCTGTACAAACTGGTCGGCATGTTTGCCTTGGCAGTGTGGGACCGCAGCCGCGAGACACTGACCCTTGCACGCGATCGCATTGGCGAGAAGCCGCTGTACTTCGGCTACCAGGGCAGCGCACTGCTGTTCGCATCGGAACTGCAGGCGCTCGAGGCTTACCCCGGCTTCAACGCCGAGGTTTCACGCGACAGCCTGGCACTGCTGCTCAAGTACGCCTATGTACCGGCGCCACACTCGATCTACCAAGGCATTCACAAGCTGCCACCGGGCACTTGGCTGGAGCTTGATCGCACGGCACTGGACAGCCGTGTGATTGGCACTCCGCAAGCCTACTGGCAGGTGCCTGCAGCACTCACCGGGCCGGGGGCGTCGTACACCGATGACGAGGCCATCGATCAGTTGCACTCGCGGCTGAGCAACACCATCAGTGACCAGATGGTGGCGGACGTCCCCTTGGGCGCCTTCCTCTCCGGTGGCATCGACTCGACGCTGATCGTAAGCTTGATGCAATCGCTGTCGACGCAGAAGGTCAAGACCTTCACCATCGGCTTCGACAACCCCGGCTACAACGAAGCCGAGCACGCCAAGGCAGTTGCTCGCCACCTGGGTACCGAACATACCGAACTGTATGTGTCAGGCGCTGATGCACTGGATGTCGTACCACGACTGCCTGAAATCTACGGCGAGCCGTTTGCCGATTCGTCGCAGATCCCCACCTACCTGGTGTCACGAATGGCCCGCAGCCATGTAACAGTAAGCCTGTCCGGCGATGCCGGGGACGAGCTGTTTGGTGGCTACAACCGCTACCAGTACCTGCCCAAGGTGTGGCGCAAGCTGGGCGGTATGCCAGGCCCGGCGCGCAAGCTGGCCGCCCGAATGATCGAGGCCGCCCCACCGAATCGCTGGGATGCCATCGCCAAGGGATTGAGCCCGATCACGCCAGCGGCCCTGCGTGTGCGCCTGCCTGGCGAGAAACTGCACAAGCTGGCCGGAGTCATGCGCCACGGTTCGCCCAGCCAGATGTACGACCATGTAGTGTCGCAATGGCAAAACGCAGAGGACGTGGTGATTGGTGCCCGCCTGCCTGGCATTGCGAGTGTCGACAGTAGCGATTTCGCCAGCTGGATGATGCGCCAGGACACTCTGACCTACCTGCCAGACGATATCCTGGCCAAGGTCGACCGCGCCGCCATGTCCGTAAGCCTGGAGACCCGCGTACCTTTCCTGGACCACCGCATTGTGGAGTTTGCTGCAACCTTGCCGATGTCGCTGAAAATCCGCAACGGCAGCACCAAGTGGATATTGCGCGAGCTACTCTATCGCTATGTGCCCAGGGAGCTCATCGAGCGCCCCAAAATGGGCTTCGGCATTCCGCTCCACGAGTGGTTGCGCGGCCCTCTACGCGACTGGGCCGAGTCATTGCTGGCCCCACAGAGGCTGGCAAGCGAAGGGTACTTTGCACCAGGCCCGATCCGCGCTGTTTGGGAAAAGCATCTTCGCGGGCAGGGCAACTATCAGCAGCAACTATGGCCCGTCCTGATGTTCCAGGCATGGCTCGATCGCAAAAAAAACCGCTGA